From a single Ensifer adhaerens genomic region:
- a CDS encoding branched-chain amino acid transport system ATP-binding protein — protein MTLLQTHALTARYGDFQALFGIDITLEAGETVAVIGANGAGKTTLMRAISGVLASAPEQILFEGQPIGALASPEIVTRGIAMVPEGRKLFPSLTVEENLLIGAYGTKGSGAWNLARIYDLFPILKERRHSPGTALSGGQQQMVAIGRALMSNPKVLLCDEISLGLAPVVIKDIYAAFPQIKASGASIVIVEQDIGHALKVADRVYCMMEGRITLSGRSSEVSREAIHAAYFGAGVHEHH, from the coding sequence ATGACGCTGCTGCAGACACATGCGCTCACCGCGCGCTATGGCGACTTCCAGGCGCTTTTCGGCATCGACATCACGCTCGAGGCCGGCGAGACCGTGGCCGTCATCGGCGCGAATGGCGCCGGCAAGACCACGCTGATGCGGGCGATCTCCGGCGTGCTCGCCAGCGCGCCCGAGCAGATCCTGTTCGAGGGCCAGCCGATCGGTGCGCTCGCATCGCCCGAGATCGTCACGCGCGGCATCGCCATGGTGCCGGAAGGCCGCAAGCTTTTCCCCTCGCTGACCGTCGAGGAAAATCTGCTGATCGGGGCCTATGGGACGAAGGGCAGCGGGGCGTGGAACCTCGCCCGCATCTACGATCTCTTTCCGATCCTGAAGGAACGGCGCCATTCGCCGGGCACGGCGCTGTCCGGCGGCCAGCAGCAGATGGTGGCCATCGGGCGGGCGCTCATGTCCAATCCGAAGGTTCTGCTTTGCGACGAAATCAGCCTCGGGCTCGCGCCCGTGGTCATCAAGGATATCTACGCGGCGTTTCCGCAGATCAAAGCGTCCGGCGCCTCCATCGTCATCGTCGAGCAGGACATCGGCCACGCGCTGAAGGTCGCGGATCGGGTCTACTGCATGATGGAAGGCCGCATCACATTGTCTGGCCGGTCGTCGGAGGTCTCGCGCGAGGCGATCCACGCGGCCTATTTCGGAGCAGGCGTCCATGAACATCATTGA